From a region of the Methylomonas rapida genome:
- the cheD gene encoding chemoreceptor glutamine deamidase CheD produces MTNSDVVGKPSLPGFEHINRYWDTENGVIAAKLLPGEYYVTTDDELITTVLGSCVSACIRDAVAGIGGMNHFMLPVTSQSRLNSRDESIVGTALRYGNYAMEHLINTILQYGGKRKNLEVKLFGGSKIIATLGDVGLRNIEFVLDYVDTEALKLVSHDLGDIYPRKVNFYPQTGRVRMKKIKDLHNDTILLREKQYGTQLKTAPVEGSIELF; encoded by the coding sequence ATGACGAATAGCGACGTGGTCGGCAAACCATCCCTTCCCGGCTTTGAACATATCAATCGCTATTGGGACACGGAAAATGGCGTGATTGCCGCCAAATTATTGCCCGGCGAATATTATGTCACTACCGATGATGAGCTGATTACCACCGTGTTGGGCTCGTGCGTGTCGGCCTGCATACGCGACGCCGTGGCGGGCATTGGCGGCATGAACCATTTCATGCTGCCGGTAACCAGTCAGTCGCGTTTGAATTCCAGGGATGAATCCATAGTAGGTACGGCCCTGCGCTATGGCAATTATGCGATGGAGCATCTGATCAATACCATTTTGCAATACGGCGGCAAGCGCAAGAACCTGGAAGTGAAGTTGTTCGGCGGCAGCAAGATCATCGCGACGCTGGGCGACGTCGGCTTGAGGAATATCGAGTTCGTATTGGATTATGTCGATACCGAGGCCTTGAAGTTGGTCTCTCACGACTTGGGTGACATTTATCCGCGCAAGGTGAATTTCTATCCCCAAACCGGTCGGGTCAGGATGAAAAAAATCAAGGACTTGCACAACGACACTATCCTGCTGCGGGAAAAACAATACGGCACGCAACTGAAAACCGCCCCGGTTGAGGGCAGCATAGAACTGTTTTAG
- a CDS encoding CheR family methyltransferase, protein MANNAREFEYTQDDFDFLRKISNQHSGILVPDDKFDMFYSRLSKRVRLLGFTRFKQYCDYLQHHPEQEFTEFINAVTTNLTSFFREKHHFDYLAETVLPELLKKNQAQRQIKVWSAGCSTGEEPYSLAMTLLENVPSGWDVKILATDLDTNVLATAAEGIYALERVTSIGEQRLKRWFQKGVGAQSRKARARADLRRIIHFKQLNLMQDWPMQGVFDVIFCRNVLIYFDRDTKARLVNRYAGLLRQGGHLFIGHSESLHQIDVPFMLVGHTIYRKTDV, encoded by the coding sequence GTGGCAAACAACGCGCGAGAATTTGAATACACACAGGACGATTTTGATTTCCTGAGGAAAATCTCCAATCAGCATTCCGGTATTCTAGTACCCGATGACAAGTTTGATATGTTTTATTCCAGACTGTCGAAACGGGTGCGCTTGCTGGGGTTTACCCGCTTCAAACAATACTGCGATTATCTGCAGCACCATCCCGAACAGGAATTTACCGAATTCATCAATGCGGTGACGACGAACTTGACGTCGTTTTTTCGGGAAAAACACCACTTTGATTATCTGGCTGAAACCGTACTGCCCGAGTTGCTGAAAAAGAATCAAGCCCAAAGGCAAATCAAGGTCTGGTCGGCCGGTTGTTCGACCGGCGAAGAGCCTTATTCATTGGCGATGACCTTATTGGAAAACGTGCCTTCCGGTTGGGATGTAAAGATTCTGGCCACCGACCTCGATACCAACGTTCTGGCCACCGCGGCCGAAGGGATTTATGCGCTGGAGCGGGTGACTTCGATTGGCGAGCAACGCTTGAAGCGCTGGTTTCAGAAAGGCGTCGGGGCGCAAAGCCGCAAGGCCAGGGCTAGGGCGGACCTCAGGCGGATCATACATTTCAAGCAATTGAATTTGATGCAGGACTGGCCGATGCAGGGTGTGTTTGATGTTATTTTTTGTCGCAACGTGCTGATTTATTTCGACAGGGACACCAAGGCGCGCTTGGTCAATCGCTATGCGGGATTGCTGCGGCAAGGCGGCCATTTGTTCATCGGTCATTCGGAATCGTTGCATCAGATCGACGTGCCTTTTATGCTGGTTGGACACACTATCTATCGGAAGACGGACGTATGA
- a CDS encoding ParA family protein: protein MTARIVAVLNQKGGVGKTTTTLNLAHALARLGSKVCVIDLDPQCHLAVALGATSRQQSGIDAVMLGQASLHAQRLPIREDLSLIAAGPRLQEIEQLTEGGSHRGDLLRKALATDAEELDFVFIDCPPSSGILVANALIAVDELLVPMTSDYLALQGLSHLMGTIRKFEAALQKKYCMRLVMSRYLPTRRLSRDVLETIKKYFPGQILATPIRETSALAECPSFGKTIFEYRPGWRSAQDFAALAEDFLQDRVM, encoded by the coding sequence ATGACCGCCAGGATCGTTGCCGTTCTGAATCAAAAAGGCGGCGTCGGCAAAACCACGACCACGCTGAATCTGGCCCACGCCTTGGCAAGGCTGGGTTCGAAAGTCTGCGTGATCGATCTGGACCCTCAATGCCATTTGGCCGTGGCCTTGGGCGCGACGTCCCGGCAACAGAGCGGTATCGATGCCGTCATGTTGGGCCAAGCCTCATTGCACGCGCAACGCTTGCCTATCCGGGAAGACTTGAGTCTGATCGCGGCCGGACCGCGTTTGCAAGAGATAGAGCAACTGACGGAAGGCGGGTCGCATCGTGGCGATTTGTTGCGTAAGGCCCTGGCTACCGACGCGGAGGAGCTGGATTTCGTGTTTATCGATTGTCCGCCGTCGTCCGGTATTCTGGTGGCCAATGCGCTGATTGCCGTCGATGAGCTATTGGTGCCAATGACCAGTGATTATCTGGCATTACAGGGCTTGTCGCATTTGATGGGCACGATCAGGAAATTCGAGGCGGCGTTGCAGAAAAAATATTGCATGCGGCTGGTGATGTCTCGTTACCTACCGACGCGCCGACTTTCCAGGGATGTGTTGGAAACCATCAAAAAATATTTTCCTGGGCAGATTTTGGCGACTCCAATCAGAGAAACGTCGGCACTGGCCGAGTGCCCAAGTTTCGGTAAAACCATTTTTGAATACCGTCCGGGTTGGCGTTCGGCGCAAGATTTCGCCGCGCTGGCGGAGGATTTTTTGCAAGACAGGGTGATGTAA
- a CDS encoding STAS domain-containing protein, whose product MSVESKVESGVLHINIAGRFDFGVHKQFRDAINQITAGIKKIEVDLSATDYVDSSALGMLLLLRDKVSCDRNAVEIKGARAEVKKILEIANFSKLFILS is encoded by the coding sequence ATGAGTGTTGAGTCAAAAGTAGAATCCGGGGTTTTGCATATCAATATCGCGGGACGCTTTGATTTTGGTGTGCATAAACAGTTTAGAGACGCGATAAATCAAATCACGGCCGGTATCAAAAAAATAGAGGTGGATTTGTCGGCGACCGATTATGTCGACAGTTCGGCCCTGGGCATGTTGTTGCTGTTGAGGGATAAAGTTTCCTGCGACAGGAATGCGGTCGAGATCAAGGGCGCGCGCGCCGAAGTCAAAAAAATTCTTGAAATCGCCAATTTCAGTAAACTTTTTATCTTGTCTTAA
- a CDS encoding methyl-accepting chemotaxis protein — MMSRFLIDNRWRVLSTLVLMLLPLVIPSKPGDCLAMLAVALLWIHKAYAMHRKLQLGGDAGTKRDEAERLEQAIDRYVNGLGTCIGEELTQFNDELLQLKAMVADAVATMSNSFNNLHQLTSGQSVVVHGLIKDLDRSEQRADGSMSFQQFAEETDKVLSFFIEHILLISKQSMEMVGVINDVGGHMAHVEKLLGDVQKIADQTNLLALNAAIEAARAGEAGRGFAVVADEVRNLSKNSDKFSEEIKAVVNASKNNIHQAQAMIEEMASKDMNITISSKAKIDKMMNDIAVINHKVSQSIDQVSNLNNKIERSVNDAVRGLQFEDMSRQLIEYLQANIENFQAVVDEINIGMGVFKTTDTANWASQLNDGTERLREMRQQWRAKASKAVSQSSVEEGDVELF, encoded by the coding sequence ATGATGAGCAGATTTCTAATCGATAACCGATGGCGGGTGCTGTCAACCCTTGTGCTGATGCTGTTGCCATTGGTAATTCCGTCCAAGCCGGGCGATTGTCTGGCCATGCTGGCGGTCGCATTGCTATGGATTCATAAGGCGTATGCGATGCACAGGAAGTTGCAGCTTGGCGGCGATGCCGGCACGAAAAGGGATGAGGCGGAACGATTGGAACAGGCGATAGACCGTTATGTCAACGGCCTGGGGACGTGCATAGGCGAAGAGTTGACGCAATTCAATGACGAACTGCTGCAGCTGAAAGCGATGGTCGCGGACGCGGTGGCGACGATGTCGAATAGTTTTAACAACCTGCATCAGCTTACTTCCGGGCAATCGGTGGTGGTGCATGGCCTGATCAAGGATCTCGATCGTTCGGAACAAAGGGCCGACGGCAGCATGAGCTTTCAGCAATTTGCCGAAGAAACCGACAAGGTGCTGAGTTTTTTCATCGAGCATATTTTGCTGATCAGCAAGCAGAGCATGGAGATGGTCGGCGTGATCAACGATGTCGGCGGCCATATGGCGCATGTCGAGAAGTTGTTGGGCGATGTGCAAAAAATTGCCGATCAAACCAATTTACTGGCGCTGAATGCCGCGATCGAAGCGGCCAGGGCAGGCGAGGCGGGGCGCGGCTTTGCGGTCGTGGCCGACGAAGTTCGCAACCTGTCCAAGAATTCCGACAAGTTCAGCGAAGAAATCAAGGCTGTCGTCAACGCTTCGAAGAATAATATCCATCAAGCCCAGGCCATGATCGAAGAGATGGCCTCCAAGGACATGAATATTACGATCAGCTCGAAGGCCAAGATCGACAAGATGATGAACGACATCGCCGTGATCAATCATAAGGTGTCGCAAAGCATCGATCAGGTGTCGAATTTGAACAACAAGATCGAACGTAGCGTCAACGATGCGGTCAGAGGCTTGCAGTTTGAGGATATGTCGCGGCAACTGATCGAATATTTGCAAGCGAACATCGAAAATTTTCAAGCCGTGGTTGATGAAATCAACATAGGCATGGGGGTATTTAAAACCACCGATACCGCCAATTGGGCCAGCCAGTTGAACGACGGTACGGAACGCTTGCGTGAAATGAGGCAGCAATGGCGGGCAAAAGCCAGCAAAGCGGTATCGCAATCTTCCGTCGAAGAGGGCGATGTCGAGTTATTTTAA
- a CDS encoding STAS domain-containing protein — protein MAEKDDDSMIGYDPLAWLQESGQAGGEVAPLPVEFVTEDEPEDLAPPAVAASVAEPEWVTLAETETVEEEDASMAEATQGAADVQSVLLAAVQNIQNVAQLHERLMSALDKGSQLEIDASAITTIDTATLQLLLVLKQTALKMHKQVVIDFPSDKFVEAASLLGLAEMLDVDQAAAGFF, from the coding sequence ATGGCAGAAAAAGACGATGACAGCATGATCGGTTACGATCCCTTGGCTTGGCTGCAGGAATCCGGCCAAGCCGGCGGCGAGGTAGCGCCGTTACCGGTGGAGTTCGTGACGGAGGACGAGCCTGAAGACTTGGCGCCGCCGGCTGTCGCGGCGAGCGTGGCGGAACCTGAATGGGTGACGCTGGCCGAAACTGAAACGGTCGAGGAGGAGGACGCGAGTATGGCTGAAGCTACGCAGGGAGCAGCCGATGTCCAGTCTGTCCTATTGGCAGCGGTTCAGAATATCCAGAATGTGGCCCAATTGCATGAGCGCTTGATGAGCGCGTTGGATAAAGGCAGTCAATTGGAGATCGATGCGTCGGCCATTACGACGATAGATACCGCAACGCTGCAATTGTTGCTGGTGTTGAAGCAGACCGCGCTCAAAATGCACAAGCAGGTAGTGATAGACTTTCCTTCCGATAAATTCGTCGAAGCGGCAAGCCTGTTGGGATTGGCGGAAATGCTGGATGTCGATCAAGCCGCGGCGGGTTTTTTCTGA
- a CDS encoding protein-glutamate methylesterase/protein-glutamine glutaminase: MEKIKLLIVDDSALIRHMLTQIFNTAEDIEVVGTAGDPLIARDKIKALNPDVLTLDVEMPRMDGLTFLRNLMRLRPMPVVMISTLTAKGAEVTLEALSLGAVDFVAKPKADVPNALREYADEIINKVRMAAKAKVRALETPRPVEQAHVASKKHFRTTDRIVAVGSSTGGTEALKIVVKSLPADAPAMVVTQHLPVTFSDSFAKHVDAAGDMRACIARDGQLILPGNIYIAPGDRHLSVARDGARYICRLDDGPLVNRHKPSVEVLFESVAENVGANAIGVMLTGMGADGAKAMVRMREAGAINIVQDEASSVVWGMPGEAYRQGAAHHVLSLDKIADQILALMN; the protein is encoded by the coding sequence ATGGAAAAGATAAAGCTGTTAATTGTGGATGATTCGGCCCTGATCCGGCATATGTTGACGCAGATTTTCAACACCGCCGAGGATATCGAGGTGGTCGGTACGGCCGGCGATCCGTTGATTGCGCGCGACAAGATCAAAGCCCTGAATCCCGATGTATTGACGCTGGACGTCGAAATGCCGCGCATGGATGGTTTGACTTTTTTGCGCAATCTGATGCGCCTGCGGCCGATGCCGGTGGTAATGATATCGACCTTGACCGCCAAAGGGGCGGAAGTCACGCTCGAGGCATTGTCCTTGGGGGCGGTGGATTTTGTCGCCAAGCCTAAGGCCGATGTGCCGAACGCGTTGCGGGAATACGCCGATGAAATCATCAATAAGGTACGGATGGCGGCCAAAGCCAAGGTGCGGGCCCTGGAAACACCCAGGCCAGTGGAGCAGGCGCATGTCGCGAGCAAAAAACATTTCAGAACGACCGATAGGATAGTCGCTGTCGGTTCATCGACAGGCGGCACGGAGGCCTTGAAAATCGTGGTCAAAAGCTTGCCGGCCGATGCGCCGGCCATGGTGGTGACACAGCATTTGCCGGTGACATTCAGTGACTCGTTTGCCAAGCATGTCGATGCCGCCGGGGACATGAGGGCCTGCATTGCCAGGGATGGGCAGTTGATATTGCCCGGCAACATTTATATCGCGCCCGGCGACAGGCATTTGAGCGTGGCGCGCGACGGTGCCCGCTATATCTGTCGCCTTGACGACGGACCCCTGGTCAATCGCCACAAGCCTTCGGTCGAAGTGTTGTTTGAGTCGGTAGCGGAAAATGTCGGTGCCAATGCGATAGGCGTGATGCTGACCGGCATGGGGGCGGATGGCGCCAAGGCCATGGTGCGGATGCGTGAAGCCGGCGCGATCAATATCGTGCAGGACGAAGCCTCGAGCGTGGTGTGGGGCATGCCCGGCGAGGCCTATAGACAGGGCGCCGCGCATCATGTGTTATCCTTGGACAAGATTGCGGACCAAATTCTTGCATTGATGAATTGA
- a CDS encoding chemotaxis protein CheW, with translation MTADAKSDTTMEQFLTFELAGEAYGIEILKVQEIRGWEPVRMIPNTPAYVKGALNLRGSIVPIVDLRVRFNMETVEYTPMTVVIVMCVQAENGDATVMGIVADAVSDVLDIHSGDIKHTPNLGSKIDTRYIRGMYVGKKNMVLLLDVVKLLNPDEFIEIAGLPASSGGK, from the coding sequence ATGACCGCCGACGCGAAGTCTGACACAACGATGGAACAATTCCTGACTTTTGAATTGGCCGGCGAGGCCTACGGCATCGAAATTTTGAAAGTCCAGGAGATTAGGGGGTGGGAACCCGTCAGGATGATTCCCAACACGCCGGCTTATGTCAAAGGCGCGCTGAACCTGCGCGGCTCTATCGTGCCCATCGTGGATTTGCGCGTGCGCTTCAACATGGAAACGGTCGAATATACGCCGATGACGGTGGTGATCGTGATGTGCGTGCAGGCGGAAAATGGCGATGCGACCGTGATGGGTATCGTGGCCGATGCGGTGTCCGACGTGCTGGACATCCATTCGGGCGACATCAAGCACACGCCGAATCTCGGTTCCAAGATCGATACCCGTTATATTCGCGGCATGTATGTCGGCAAGAAGAATATGGTGTTGCTGCTGGATGTGGTCAAGTTATTGAATCCAGACGAGTTCATCGAGATCGCCGGCTTGCCGGCTTCGTCGGGCGGCAAATGA